A single genomic interval of Carbonactinospora thermoautotrophica harbors:
- the recN gene encoding DNA repair protein RecN, with protein MRIRGLGVIDDALLKLSRGFTVITGETGAGKTMVVTGLGLLFGGRGDSSLVRPGANGASVEGRIAVDPAGPAAARALEAGAELDDDELLITRTISAEGRSRAYLGGRAVPVGVLGELAGDLIAVHGQSEQQQLLNPARQRAALDRYAGEAVAVPLSRYVTAYERLREVTAQLHEITARARERAQEADLLRYGLAEIEAAAPQPGEDAELAAEIERLSHADALKTAATGAHEALLGDPAAADGVDAVGLVGAARSALEHVRHHDPALAELADRLAEVSYLLSDVATDLASYAENVDADPARLAALQERQATLTGLMRKYGDTIEDVLAWAEQAGKRLADLEGDDERVDELQAEQAELRAELSALAAEISAARRAAAERFGAAVTAELTQLAMPHARVQVAVSRTEDPDGLEIDGARYAYGPHGVDDVEILLTPHPGAVPRPLAKGASGGELSRVMLAVEVVFAGADPVPTFVFDEVDAGVGGKAAVEIGKRLAKLARSAQVIVVTHLPQVAAFADRHLLVVKADDGTVTRSGVIALDEEERVRELSRMLAGLEDSELARAHAEELLAAAAAAKAQ; from the coding sequence ATGCGGATCCGTGGGCTCGGGGTGATCGACGACGCTCTGCTCAAGCTCTCCCGCGGTTTCACCGTCATCACCGGTGAGACCGGTGCCGGCAAGACCATGGTCGTGACCGGGCTCGGCCTGCTGTTCGGCGGCCGCGGCGACTCGAGCCTGGTCCGCCCCGGCGCGAACGGGGCGAGCGTCGAGGGGCGCATCGCGGTCGACCCGGCCGGCCCGGCCGCGGCGCGGGCGCTGGAGGCGGGTGCCGAGCTGGACGACGACGAGCTGCTCATCACGCGTACCATCTCCGCCGAGGGCCGGTCGCGGGCGTACCTCGGCGGGCGCGCGGTCCCGGTCGGGGTGCTCGGCGAGCTGGCCGGCGACCTGATCGCGGTGCACGGCCAGTCCGAGCAGCAGCAGCTGCTCAACCCGGCGCGTCAGCGGGCCGCCTTGGACCGGTACGCCGGCGAGGCCGTCGCGGTGCCGCTCAGCCGGTATGTGACCGCGTACGAGCGGCTACGCGAGGTGACCGCCCAGCTGCACGAGATCACCGCCCGCGCCCGCGAGCGCGCCCAGGAGGCGGACCTGCTCCGGTACGGCCTGGCGGAGATCGAGGCGGCCGCGCCGCAGCCGGGGGAGGACGCCGAGCTGGCCGCCGAGATCGAGCGGCTCAGCCACGCCGACGCGCTGAAGACCGCCGCCACCGGCGCGCACGAAGCCCTGCTCGGCGACCCGGCCGCCGCCGACGGGGTGGACGCGGTCGGCTTGGTCGGCGCCGCGCGGTCCGCGCTGGAGCACGTGCGCCACCACGATCCGGCGCTCGCCGAACTGGCCGACCGGCTCGCCGAGGTCAGCTATCTGCTGTCCGACGTGGCCACCGACCTGGCCTCGTACGCGGAGAACGTCGACGCCGATCCGGCCCGGCTCGCCGCGCTACAGGAGCGCCAGGCCACGCTCACCGGGCTGATGCGCAAGTATGGCGACACGATCGAGGATGTGCTCGCCTGGGCCGAGCAGGCCGGCAAGCGGCTCGCCGACTTGGAGGGCGACGACGAGCGCGTCGACGAGCTGCAGGCCGAGCAGGCCGAGCTGCGCGCGGAGCTGTCCGCGCTGGCCGCGGAGATCTCCGCGGCCCGGCGGGCGGCCGCCGAGCGGTTCGGCGCCGCGGTGACCGCCGAGCTGACCCAGCTGGCCATGCCGCACGCCCGCGTCCAGGTCGCGGTCAGCCGGACGGAGGACCCGGACGGGCTGGAGATCGACGGCGCCAGGTACGCGTACGGGCCGCACGGCGTGGACGACGTGGAGATTCTCCTCACCCCTCACCCTGGCGCGGTGCCGCGCCCGCTCGCCAAGGGTGCTTCCGGCGGTGAGCTGTCCCGCGTGATGCTCGCGGTGGAGGTGGTGTTCGCCGGCGCCGACCCGGTGCCCACCTTCGTGTTCGACGAGGTCGACGCGGGCGTGGGCGGCAAGGCGGCGGTCGAAATCGGCAAGCGACTGGCCAAGCTCGCGCGCTCCGCCCAGGTCATCGTGGTCACCCACCTGCCGCAGGTGGCCGCGTTTGCCGACCGGCATCTCCTCGTCGTGAAGGCCGACGACGGGACCGTGACCCGCAGCGGCGTCATCGCACTGGACGAGGAGGAGCGCGTGCGTGAACTCTCCCGCATGCTCGCCGGGCTGGAGGACTCCGAGCTGGCGCGCGCCCATGCCGAGGAGCTGCTCGCCGCCGCGGCCGCCGCCAAGGCGCAGTGA
- a CDS encoding copper transporter, with amino-acid sequence MIDFRYHVVSIIAIFLALTVGIVLGSSVFNQPLVERLNTEAKSLQTEAESLRSQIRQLQRDVQYRDQFADRAAPTLVADRLRGESVVVVALPGAEAQVVDSLVEMLRQAGASVPGRVAVKESFTDRTKAEALDALVASVAPPGLKLPGNTPQARAATELAYAITTTQKTELGVPTGPRTRILTAFREAGFIDVRDNPGNLGTLAVVVAPPAPGDAVDQSQAKQAHSAYLALVAALDTHSRGVVLAGPEEAADVGGLIKEMREDGRLAARASSVDVADTATGRVSVVFALVAEMKGKSGQYGVHGTTDGPLSDVLGQTTQ; translated from the coding sequence GTGATCGACTTCCGCTATCACGTCGTCTCGATCATCGCGATCTTCCTGGCGTTGACCGTCGGCATCGTGCTGGGCAGCTCGGTCTTCAACCAGCCGCTGGTCGAGCGGCTGAACACCGAGGCCAAGAGCCTCCAGACCGAGGCCGAGAGCCTGCGTTCCCAGATCCGCCAGCTGCAACGCGACGTGCAGTACCGCGACCAGTTCGCCGACCGGGCCGCCCCCACCCTGGTGGCGGACCGGCTCAGGGGCGAGAGCGTGGTCGTCGTCGCCCTGCCGGGTGCGGAGGCCCAGGTGGTCGACAGCCTGGTCGAGATGTTGCGGCAGGCCGGCGCGAGCGTGCCGGGCCGGGTCGCGGTCAAGGAGTCGTTCACCGACCGGACCAAGGCCGAGGCCCTGGACGCGCTGGTCGCGAGCGTGGCCCCGCCCGGGCTGAAGCTGCCGGGCAACACGCCGCAGGCCCGGGCCGCGACCGAGCTGGCGTACGCGATCACGACCACCCAGAAGACCGAGCTCGGTGTGCCCACCGGCCCGCGTACCCGGATCCTGACCGCCTTCCGGGAGGCCGGATTCATCGACGTGCGGGACAACCCGGGCAACCTCGGCACGCTCGCGGTCGTGGTGGCCCCGCCCGCGCCCGGGGACGCCGTCGACCAGAGCCAGGCCAAGCAAGCCCATTCCGCCTACCTGGCACTGGTCGCCGCGCTCGACACCCACTCTCGTGGCGTCGTGCTCGCCGGTCCCGAAGAGGCCGCGGACGTCGGCGGCCTGATCAAGGAGATGCGCGAGGACGGCAGGCTCGCCGCGCGCGCCTCCTCCGTGGACGTGGCCGACACCGCCACCGGTCGTGTCTCGGTCGTGTTCGCCCTCGTTGCCGAGATGAAGGGCAAGTCGGGCCAGTACGGGGTGCACGGCACCACCGACGGCCCGCTCTCCGACGTCCTCGGCCAGACCACCCAGTAG
- a CDS encoding glycosyltransferase family 4 protein, whose product MPERFPLSVVLVLATSTGGIGQHVRSLAAGLCGRGVAVTVAGPAQTQKRFDFRAVGARFSAVEIATGPRPVTDAVAVRRLRELFETADVVHAHGLRAGMLSGLAAGRRRATRLPLVVTWHNAILAGGPKRALLERLARQVARRADVTLGASTDLVDRARELGALDARFAPVAAPSLGDPKRDPKEIREELGATDRPLVLAVGRLAPQKSYGLLLDAAGVWARQDPAPLVAVAGDGPEREPLQARIDAERLPVRLLGHRDDVPDLLAAADVAVLTSRWEARALIAQEALRSGVPLVATRVGGVPELVGDAAVLVRYGDAAGLADAVSRLLADPAERRRLAELGREQARTWPGEVDTVQQVLAVYQELLRR is encoded by the coding sequence GTGCCTGAACGGTTCCCGCTGAGCGTGGTGCTCGTGCTCGCGACCAGCACTGGGGGCATCGGGCAGCACGTGCGGTCGCTGGCGGCCGGGCTGTGCGGGCGCGGGGTCGCGGTCACGGTGGCCGGGCCGGCGCAGACGCAAAAGCGGTTCGACTTCCGGGCGGTCGGCGCGCGGTTCAGCGCGGTCGAGATCGCGACCGGTCCGCGCCCGGTCACCGACGCGGTCGCGGTACGGCGGCTGCGCGAGCTCTTCGAGACCGCCGATGTGGTCCACGCGCACGGGCTGCGGGCCGGGATGTTGAGCGGCCTGGCTGCCGGGCGGCGGCGCGCCACGCGGCTTCCGCTGGTTGTGACCTGGCACAACGCGATCCTCGCGGGCGGGCCGAAGCGGGCGCTGCTGGAGCGGTTGGCGCGGCAGGTGGCCCGCCGCGCCGATGTCACGCTAGGGGCGTCGACGGACCTGGTCGACCGCGCGCGCGAGTTGGGGGCGCTGGACGCCCGGTTCGCTCCGGTGGCGGCGCCCTCGCTGGGGGATCCGAAGCGCGACCCGAAGGAGATCCGGGAGGAACTCGGCGCGACCGACCGGCCCCTGGTGCTGGCCGTGGGCCGGCTCGCGCCGCAAAAGTCCTACGGGCTGCTGCTCGACGCGGCCGGCGTCTGGGCCCGCCAGGACCCGGCGCCGCTGGTCGCGGTCGCGGGCGACGGCCCGGAGCGTGAGCCGCTGCAGGCGCGCATCGACGCCGAGCGGCTGCCGGTCCGGCTGCTCGGGCACCGGGACGACGTGCCGGACCTGCTCGCCGCCGCCGACGTGGCCGTGCTGACCAGCCGGTGGGAGGCGCGGGCCCTCATCGCCCAGGAGGCGCTGCGCTCCGGCGTGCCGCTGGTCGCCACCCGGGTGGGCGGGGTGCCCGAGCTGGTCGGGGACGCCGCGGTGCTCGTCCGGTACGGGGACGCGGCCGGGCTGGCCGACGCGGTGAGCCGGCTGCTCGCCGACCCGGCCGAGCGGCGTCGGCTCGCCGAGCTGGGGCGGGAGCAGGCCCGGACCTGGCCCGGCGAGGTCGACACGGTCCAGCAGGTGCTCGCCGTCTATCAGGAGCTGCTCCGGCGCTGA
- a CDS encoding NUDIX domain-containing protein, which translates to MRDQEERWPVEASASIYKGRVIGLRADTLRMPDGQTAVREVVEHPGAVSVIALDEEDRVLVVRQYRHPVGHRLWEPPAGLLDVPGENPLHAAQRELYEEGHHRASDWRVLVDLFTSPGTTEEAIRIYLARGLTEVPDGERYVGQHEEADMTIAWVPFEELVRLILAGELHNPTLVAGVLALAAARAGDGVEALRPADAPWPQRPF; encoded by the coding sequence GTGCGCGACCAGGAGGAGCGCTGGCCGGTCGAGGCGTCCGCGTCCATCTACAAGGGACGGGTGATCGGCCTGCGCGCGGACACCCTGCGGATGCCGGATGGCCAGACCGCGGTCCGCGAGGTGGTCGAGCACCCCGGGGCGGTCAGCGTCATCGCGCTGGACGAGGAGGATCGGGTGCTGGTGGTGCGGCAGTACCGGCACCCGGTCGGGCACCGGCTGTGGGAGCCGCCGGCCGGCCTGCTCGACGTGCCCGGTGAGAACCCGCTGCACGCCGCGCAGCGGGAGCTGTACGAGGAAGGCCACCACCGGGCGTCGGACTGGCGTGTGCTGGTGGACCTGTTCACCTCGCCGGGCACGACCGAGGAGGCGATACGGATCTACCTGGCCCGCGGGCTCACCGAGGTGCCCGACGGCGAGCGGTACGTCGGCCAGCACGAGGAGGCCGACATGACGATCGCCTGGGTGCCGTTCGAGGAGCTGGTCCGTCTGATCCTCGCCGGGGAGCTGCACAATCCGACCCTGGTGGCCGGGGTGCTCGCGCTCGCCGCGGCACGCGCTGGCGACGGCGTGGAGGCGCTGCGCCCCGCTGACGCGCCCTGGCCGCAGCGTCCCTTCTGA
- a CDS encoding CTP synthase, with the protein MAAQQTTKHLFVTGGVASSLGKGLTASSLGNLLKARGLRVTMQKLDPYLNVDPGTMNPFQHGEVFVTDDGAETDLDIGHYERFLDVSLHGSANVTTGQVYSAVIAKERRGEYLGDTVQVIPHITNEIKARIRRMAGPDVDVVITEIGGTVGDIESLPFLEAARQIRHEVGRDNVFFLHVSLVPYIGPSGELKTKPTQHSVAALRSIGIQPDAIVCRSDRPIPVSVKRKISLMCDVDEDAVVAAVDAPSIYDIPKVLHAEGLDAYVVRRLGLPFRDVDWTAWDELLRRVHHPATEVTVALVGKYVDLPDAYLSVTEALRAGGFANDARVNLRWVTSDDCESPQQAARQLEGVDAVCVPGGFGVRGVEGKIGAIRYARENGIPTLGLCLGLQCMVIEFARNVAGLEGAHSTEFDDATPHPVVSTMADQRDIVAGRGDLGGTMRLGLYPAKLAEGSLVREAYGQPYVEERHRHRYEVNNAYRERLEQAGLRISGTSPDGRLVEFIELPRETHPYFVATQAHPELRSRPIRPHPLFVGLIKAAIVRRYGEHALERVSPPLAAPVIEPATP; encoded by the coding sequence TTGGCAGCGCAGCAGACCACCAAGCACCTGTTCGTCACCGGTGGCGTCGCCTCTTCCCTGGGCAAGGGACTGACCGCTTCGAGCCTGGGCAACCTGCTCAAGGCGCGCGGGCTGCGCGTCACGATGCAGAAGCTCGACCCCTACCTGAACGTCGATCCGGGCACCATGAACCCGTTCCAGCACGGGGAGGTGTTCGTCACCGACGACGGGGCCGAGACGGACCTGGACATCGGTCACTACGAGCGATTCCTGGACGTCAGCCTGCACGGCTCGGCCAACGTCACGACCGGCCAGGTGTACTCGGCGGTCATCGCCAAGGAGCGGCGCGGCGAGTACCTGGGCGACACCGTCCAGGTGATCCCGCACATCACCAACGAGATCAAGGCGCGGATCCGGCGCATGGCGGGCCCGGACGTCGACGTGGTGATCACCGAGATCGGGGGCACGGTCGGCGACATCGAGTCGCTGCCCTTCCTGGAGGCCGCCCGCCAGATACGCCACGAGGTGGGTCGCGACAACGTGTTCTTCCTGCACGTGTCGCTGGTCCCGTACATCGGGCCGTCGGGCGAGCTGAAGACCAAGCCGACCCAGCACTCGGTCGCCGCCTTGCGCAGCATCGGCATCCAGCCAGACGCGATCGTGTGCCGGTCCGACCGGCCGATCCCGGTGAGCGTCAAGCGCAAGATCAGCCTGATGTGCGACGTCGACGAGGACGCCGTGGTCGCCGCGGTCGATGCGCCGAGCATCTACGACATCCCGAAGGTGCTGCACGCCGAGGGGTTGGACGCGTACGTGGTGCGCCGGCTCGGCCTGCCGTTCCGGGACGTGGACTGGACGGCCTGGGACGAGCTGCTGCGCCGGGTCCACCACCCGGCCACCGAGGTCACCGTGGCGCTGGTCGGCAAGTACGTCGACCTGCCTGATGCGTACCTCTCGGTCACCGAGGCGCTGCGCGCCGGGGGATTCGCGAACGACGCCCGGGTGAACCTGCGCTGGGTCACCTCCGACGACTGCGAGAGCCCGCAGCAGGCGGCGCGCCAGCTCGAGGGCGTCGACGCGGTGTGCGTGCCGGGCGGCTTCGGTGTGCGCGGTGTCGAGGGCAAGATCGGCGCGATCCGCTACGCCCGGGAGAACGGCATCCCGACCCTCGGCCTGTGCCTGGGCCTGCAGTGCATGGTGATCGAGTTCGCCCGCAACGTGGCCGGCCTGGAGGGCGCGCACTCGACCGAGTTCGACGACGCCACCCCGCACCCGGTCGTGTCCACCATGGCCGACCAGCGCGACATCGTCGCCGGGCGCGGTGACCTGGGCGGCACCATGCGGCTCGGCCTGTACCCGGCGAAGCTCGCCGAGGGCTCGCTGGTGCGCGAGGCGTACGGCCAGCCGTATGTCGAGGAGCGGCACCGCCACCGGTACGAGGTCAACAACGCGTACCGGGAGCGGTTGGAGCAAGCCGGCCTGCGCATCTCCGGCACCTCGCCGGACGGTCGGCTGGTGGAGTTCATCGAGCTGCCGCGCGAGACGCACCCGTACTTCGTGGCCACCCAGGCGCATCCGGAGCTGCGCTCGCGGCCCATCCGCCCGCACCCGTTGTTCGTCGGCCTGATCAAGGCGGCCATCGTCCGGCGGTACGGCGAGCACGCCCTGGAGCGGGTGAGCCCGCCCCTGGCCGCCCCTGTCATCGAGCCGGCGACGCCATGA
- the murJ gene encoding murein biosynthesis integral membrane protein MurJ: MTTRTRVAQGLAGAAVLVAAVTVVSRVVGFGRWLVFSRTVGTNCLSEAYNTANQLPNIVFEIVAGGALASVTVPLLAGPLARGAREEAEHVVSALLTWALAVLTPLAVLGMLVARPFAALLFDTPADCAEAAFLPTVARMLLVFLPQLPLYGAAVVLSGVLQAGRRFLAPALAPLVSSLVVIVTYVTFAMLHGPGPREPSATPRSGELVLALGTTLGVLVLALTNAVALRGTGLRLRPALRFPPGAGGRAWSLAGAGIATLIAQQLATLTVVLLSNHQGQGTALTVYNYAWALYLLPYAVLAVPIATSAFPAFSAHAEGGDQHAYRATVAATTRAVLLASSLGAGVLAACAHPAARVFLGATANSEAKPAVMATALVAFAPGLLGYGLVALLSRALYAAGHGRAAATTTVAGWATVIIADVVLARLLPPERAVVAFALGNTIGMTLAGVSLVTAVRRTAGPDALAGLPRAALAGVLGGLLAYGAGAWTAGLLATPGWLCNAVVAVLAALVAVGVFILAAVLIDGRDLRALLRRAQ; encoded by the coding sequence GTGACCACGAGAACCCGCGTCGCGCAGGGCCTTGCCGGCGCCGCCGTGCTGGTCGCCGCTGTCACCGTGGTGTCCCGGGTGGTGGGGTTCGGCCGTTGGCTGGTGTTCTCCCGGACCGTCGGCACCAACTGCCTCAGCGAGGCGTACAACACCGCCAACCAGCTGCCGAACATCGTCTTCGAGATCGTCGCGGGCGGCGCGCTCGCCAGCGTCACCGTGCCGCTGCTGGCCGGGCCGCTCGCCCGGGGCGCGCGCGAGGAGGCCGAGCACGTCGTCTCCGCTCTGCTCACCTGGGCGCTCGCGGTGCTCACCCCGCTTGCCGTGCTCGGCATGCTGGTCGCGCGCCCGTTCGCGGCCCTGCTGTTCGACACCCCCGCAGACTGCGCGGAGGCGGCGTTCCTGCCCACGGTGGCGCGGATGCTGCTGGTGTTCCTGCCGCAGCTTCCGCTGTACGGCGCCGCGGTCGTGCTGTCCGGCGTGCTCCAGGCCGGCCGGCGCTTCCTCGCGCCGGCGCTCGCACCGCTGGTCTCCAGCCTGGTGGTGATCGTCACGTACGTGACGTTCGCCATGCTGCACGGCCCCGGTCCCCGCGAGCCCTCGGCCACGCCGCGCTCGGGCGAGTTGGTCCTCGCGCTCGGCACCACGCTCGGGGTGCTCGTGCTCGCGCTCACCAACGCGGTCGCGCTGCGCGGCACCGGGCTGCGGCTGCGCCCGGCTCTCCGGTTCCCGCCCGGGGCCGGCGGGCGTGCCTGGTCGCTCGCGGGGGCCGGCATCGCCACGCTGATCGCCCAGCAGCTGGCGACCCTCACCGTGGTCCTGCTGAGCAACCACCAAGGCCAGGGCACCGCGCTCACCGTCTACAACTACGCCTGGGCGCTGTACCTGCTGCCGTACGCGGTGCTGGCCGTGCCGATCGCCACCAGCGCCTTCCCCGCGTTCTCCGCCCACGCCGAGGGTGGGGACCAGCACGCGTACCGGGCGACCGTCGCCGCCACGACCCGGGCGGTGCTGCTCGCCTCCAGCCTCGGCGCCGGGGTGCTCGCGGCGTGCGCGCATCCGGCGGCGCGGGTCTTCCTGGGGGCAACCGCGAACTCTGAGGCGAAGCCGGCGGTCATGGCCACCGCGCTGGTCGCGTTCGCGCCCGGGCTCCTGGGGTACGGCCTGGTCGCCCTCCTCAGCCGTGCCCTGTACGCTGCCGGCCACGGCCGGGCCGCCGCCACCACGACCGTCGCCGGATGGGCCACAGTGATCATCGCCGACGTCGTGCTCGCGCGCCTCCTGCCGCCCGAGCGCGCCGTCGTCGCCTTCGCGCTGGGAAACACGATCGGGATGACGCTCGCCGGCGTGTCGTTGGTCACCGCCGTGCGCCGCACCGCCGGCCCGGACGCCCTTGCCGGCCTGCCCCGGGCCGCGCTCGCCGGCGTGCTCGGCGGCCTGCTCGCGTACGGCGCGGGCGCGTGGACCGCCGGGCTGCTCGCCACGCCGGGCTGGTTGTGCAACGCGGTCGTGGCCGTCCTGGCGGCGCTGGTCGCCGTGGGGGTCTTCATCCTGGCCGCCGTCCTGATCGACGGCCGTGACCTGCGGGCGCTGCTGCGGAGGGCGCAGTGA
- a CDS encoding TlyA family RNA methyltransferase, protein MVRRSRLDTELVRRGLARSREQAAELITAGRVMIAGRVASKPATNVEPGAPIVVTESRSGPEYVSRGGHKLAGALEAFTPRGLRVAGRRCLDAGASTGGFTDVLLRHGATHVVAVDVGYGQLAWSLRTDERVTVRDRTNVRDLTPEQVGEPVELVVADLSFISLTLVLPALVRCAAPDADFVLMVKPQFEVGRERLGSGGVVRDPKLRAEAVRTVARRAAELGLGVRGVTASPLPGPSGNVEYFLWLQAGAPPLDEAELRRAIEEGPQ, encoded by the coding sequence GTGGTCCGACGCAGCCGGCTCGATACGGAGCTGGTCCGCCGGGGGCTGGCGCGTTCCCGGGAGCAGGCGGCTGAGCTGATCACCGCCGGCCGCGTCATGATCGCCGGCCGGGTCGCCAGCAAGCCGGCCACCAACGTGGAACCGGGTGCGCCGATCGTCGTGACCGAGTCACGGAGCGGCCCGGAGTACGTGTCGCGCGGCGGCCACAAGCTGGCCGGTGCGCTGGAGGCGTTCACGCCGCGCGGGCTGCGGGTGGCCGGCCGGCGCTGCCTGGACGCGGGCGCCTCCACGGGTGGCTTCACCGACGTGCTGCTGCGCCACGGTGCGACACACGTGGTCGCGGTCGACGTCGGGTACGGTCAGCTCGCCTGGTCGCTGCGGACCGACGAGCGGGTCACCGTACGGGACCGGACGAACGTTCGCGACTTGACGCCAGAACAGGTCGGCGAGCCGGTCGAACTGGTCGTGGCCGACCTGTCGTTCATCTCGCTCACGCTCGTGCTGCCCGCGCTGGTCCGCTGCGCCGCCCCGGACGCCGATTTCGTGCTCATGGTCAAACCGCAGTTCGAGGTCGGCCGGGAACGCCTCGGCTCCGGCGGGGTCGTCCGCGACCCGAAGCTGCGGGCCGAAGCCGTCCGCACGGTCGCGCGACGCGCCGCCGAGCTGGGGCTGGGGGTGCGGGGCGTCACCGCCAGCCCGCTGCCCGGGCCGTCCGGCAACGTCGAATACTTCCTCTGGCTGCAGGCTGGTGCCCCGCCCCTGGACGAGGCGGAGCTGCGGCGGGCGATCGAGGAGGGGCCACAGTGA
- the steA gene encoding putative cytokinetic ring protein SteA, giving the protein MRLPLVRRQRAPQLPGISGIARVDRRTKNLTKRLQPGEIAVIDHVDLDRVAAEALVARQPAAVINASPSISGRYPNLGPEILVKHGIPLIDSVGPELMAKIQEGDWIRVEGDDLYRGDAVVATGVRQTAESVAAAMENARAGLSLQLEAFAANTMEYLRRERELLLDGVGVPDIRTSLEGRHCLIVVRGYHYREDLATLRPYIREYRPVLIGVDGGADALLEAGYRPDLIVGDMDSVSDAALTSGAELVVHAYRDGYAPGRKRLEQLGLPYVVFPATGTSEDIAMLLADDKGASLIVAVGTHATLVEFLDKGRAGMASTFLTRLRVGGKLVDAKGVSRLYRSRISTSTLLMLVVAALSTMLVTLRVSPLGQAYMTFLTARWESFVFWVQDLFT; this is encoded by the coding sequence ATGAGACTCCCCCTCGTACGTCGACAACGCGCTCCCCAGTTACCGGGCATCTCGGGGATCGCGCGGGTGGATCGGCGTACCAAGAACCTCACCAAACGGCTGCAGCCGGGTGAGATCGCGGTCATCGACCACGTCGACCTGGATCGCGTGGCCGCCGAGGCGCTGGTCGCCCGGCAGCCCGCGGCGGTGATCAACGCGAGCCCCAGCATCAGCGGTCGTTACCCCAACCTCGGTCCGGAGATCCTGGTCAAGCACGGCATCCCACTGATCGACAGCGTCGGTCCGGAGCTCATGGCCAAGATCCAGGAGGGGGACTGGATCCGGGTGGAGGGCGACGACCTGTACCGCGGCGACGCCGTGGTCGCCACCGGCGTCCGGCAGACCGCCGAGTCGGTCGCGGCGGCCATGGAGAACGCCCGTGCCGGGCTGTCGCTGCAGCTGGAGGCGTTCGCCGCCAATACCATGGAGTACCTGCGCCGGGAGCGGGAGCTGCTGCTCGACGGGGTCGGCGTGCCGGACATCAGGACCAGCCTGGAGGGCCGGCACTGCCTGATCGTCGTGCGCGGTTACCACTACCGCGAGGACCTCGCGACCTTGCGGCCGTACATCCGCGAGTACCGGCCGGTGCTGATCGGGGTGGACGGAGGCGCCGACGCGCTGCTCGAGGCCGGGTACCGGCCGGACCTCATCGTCGGCGACATGGACTCGGTGTCGGACGCGGCGCTGACCAGCGGGGCGGAGCTGGTGGTGCACGCGTACCGCGACGGGTACGCGCCCGGGCGCAAGCGGCTGGAGCAGCTCGGCCTGCCATACGTGGTGTTCCCGGCCACCGGCACCAGCGAGGACATCGCCATGCTGCTCGCCGACGACAAGGGCGCGAGCCTGATCGTCGCGGTGGGCACGCACGCGACCTTGGTCGAGTTCCTCGACAAGGGACGGGCCGGCATGGCAAGCACGTTCCTCACCCGGTTGCGGGTGGGCGGCAAGCTCGTGGACGCCAAGGGCGTGAGCCGGCTGTACCGCAGCCGGATCTCCACCTCGACCCTGCTCATGCTGGTCGTCGCGGCCCTGTCCACCATGCTGGTCACGTTGCGGGTCTCGCCGCTGGGTCAGGCGTACATGACCTTCTTGACGGCCCGCTGGGAATCGTTCGTCTTCTGGGTACAGGATCTCTTCACGTGA
- a CDS encoding NAD kinase, protein MNGRAVLLVTHMGRPAALRSAHLVVERLSRAGMTVRVLAEEAAELGLENVHPVPATPDAADRCELIVVVGGDGTLLRGAEFARAGGIPMLGVNLGHVGFLAEAEREDLNEVVDRVIERQYEVEERMTLDVCVQQNGDLIHENWALNEASVEKASRQRMLELVVEIDGRPLSRWGCDGVVCASPTGSTAYAFSCGGPVVWPEVEALLMVPISAHALFSRALVVSPDSVLAVEVLPETPGGVLWCDGRRTVELPPGARIEVRRGKQPVRFARLHRAPFTDRLVAKFALPVRGWRGGRADSVPEGS, encoded by the coding sequence ATGAACGGGCGGGCGGTGCTGCTGGTGACGCACATGGGGCGTCCGGCCGCACTGCGCAGCGCGCACCTGGTCGTTGAACGGCTCAGCAGGGCGGGCATGACCGTGCGCGTCCTCGCCGAGGAAGCCGCCGAGCTGGGGCTGGAGAACGTGCATCCGGTGCCGGCGACCCCGGATGCGGCCGACCGCTGTGAGCTGATCGTCGTCGTGGGCGGTGACGGCACCCTGCTGCGCGGCGCCGAGTTCGCCCGCGCCGGCGGCATCCCCATGCTGGGCGTCAACCTGGGCCACGTGGGTTTCCTCGCCGAGGCCGAGCGCGAGGACCTCAACGAGGTCGTCGACCGGGTGATCGAGCGCCAGTACGAGGTCGAGGAGCGCATGACGCTGGACGTCTGCGTCCAGCAGAACGGCGACCTCATCCACGAGAACTGGGCGCTCAACGAGGCCTCGGTGGAGAAGGCGTCCCGGCAGCGCATGCTGGAGCTGGTCGTCGAGATCGACGGTCGTCCGCTGTCCCGCTGGGGCTGCGACGGCGTGGTGTGCGCCAGCCCGACCGGCTCGACCGCGTACGCGTTCTCCTGCGGCGGCCCGGTCGTCTGGCCCGAGGTCGAGGCGCTGCTCATGGTGCCGATCAGCGCGCACGCGCTGTTCAGCCGGGCGCTGGTCGTCTCCCCGGACTCGGTGCTCGCCGTGGAGGTGCTACCGGAGACCCCTGGAGGTGTCCTGTGGTGCGACGGCCGTCGTACCGTGGAGCTGCCACCCGGGGCCCGGATCGAGGTACGACGCGGCAAGCAGCCGGTCCGGTTCGCCCGGCTGCATCGGGCGCCGTTCACCGATCGGCTCGTGGCCAAGTTCGCGCTGCCCGTGCGCGGCTGGCGGGGTGGCCGGGCTGACTCTGTTCCCGAGGGATCGTAA